In Deinococcus aerius, the following are encoded in one genomic region:
- a CDS encoding phosphotransferase family protein, with amino-acid sequence MPSSSLSDVWRACFPHRPHPDVAPAGEGDSCRALLAEHTWLFLFAKHPLASECLDRVARVLPLLAGDSPLPIPAVEYHGHLAGLAYVGYRCLPGTELTAERFAALAPGQRQALAGTLGAFVGHLHAFDPAEAARLGVPSSEYPFAMQEDELLPGSAEELYRQDLGAFASWPEAEKALVGGLEDRLAEYLRLTRASAQPLVLLHGEVSTDHVLYGPHTGRPTGIIDFNGMIVGRPARDFLYLYGEYGPDFAAEVLRLYGRLPLGEALEELRFLHLWHVLARLLWAVKYGYTTRAGMLQGQLRILLAEAVP; translated from the coding sequence GTGCCGTCCTCTTCCCTCTCGGACGTGTGGCGGGCCTGCTTTCCGCATCGGCCACACCCCGACGTGGCCCCGGCGGGGGAGGGCGACTCTTGCCGCGCCTTGCTGGCCGAGCACACCTGGCTCTTCCTGTTCGCCAAGCACCCCCTGGCCTCGGAGTGTCTGGACCGGGTGGCGCGCGTGCTGCCGCTGCTGGCGGGAGACAGTCCACTGCCCATCCCGGCGGTGGAGTACCACGGCCACCTCGCGGGCCTCGCCTACGTCGGCTACCGCTGCCTTCCCGGCACGGAACTCACGGCGGAACGGTTCGCGGCTCTGGCCCCGGGCCAGCGGCAGGCCCTGGCGGGGACGTTGGGCGCGTTCGTCGGGCACCTGCATGCCTTCGACCCGGCTGAGGCTGCCCGTCTAGGCGTCCCCAGCAGTGAATATCCCTTCGCCATGCAGGAGGACGAGTTGCTTCCCGGTTCGGCGGAGGAACTGTACCGGCAAGACCTGGGGGCGTTTGCGTCGTGGCCGGAGGCGGAGAAAGCCCTGGTCGGCGGGCTGGAGGACAGGCTGGCCGAGTATCTGCGGTTGACCCGCGCCTCGGCCCAGCCCCTGGTCCTCCTGCATGGCGAGGTGTCTACCGATCACGTCCTGTACGGTCCACACACTGGCCGACCGACCGGGATCATCGACTTCAACGGGATGATCGTGGGGCGGCCCGCCCGCGATTTCCTGTACCTGTATGGGGAGTATGGGCCTGACTTCGCGGCGGAGGTGCTGCGGCTTTACGGGCGCCTGCCCCTGGGGGAAGCACTTGAGGAACTGCGTTTCCTTCACCTCTGGCACGTGCTGGCACGGCTGCTGTGGGCCGTGAAGTACGGGTATACGACCAGGGCAGGAATGTTGCAGGGGCAGCTCCGCATCCTGCTCGCCGAAGCCGTGCCCTGA
- the accD gene encoding acetyl-CoA carboxylase, carboxyltransferase subunit beta — protein sequence MALDRFFRRRRPQPQGTGELPDLWTQCPQCKAGLYNRDLEANCFVCPKCGHHFRLDARRRLGVLLDEGSFVQQSGRVHPTDPLGFRDTESYPERLARAQAKTGQPDAILTGTGTMGGIPVTVAVMDFAFSGGSMGSVVGEEIARAAEYAAREFTPLVLVAASGGARMQESALSLMQMAKTTVALEELAARGLPYITILTDPTTGGVTASFATIADVIVAEPGALIGFAGPRVIQQTIRQHLPEGFQRAEFLLEHGMVDDVVDRREHRMYLTRLLGVLTRREVGA from the coding sequence ATGGCGCTCGACCGTTTTTTCCGCAGGCGCCGCCCCCAGCCGCAGGGCACGGGCGAGCTGCCGGACCTGTGGACCCAGTGCCCCCAGTGCAAGGCGGGGCTGTATAACCGCGACCTCGAGGCGAACTGCTTCGTCTGCCCCAAGTGCGGGCACCATTTTCGCCTGGACGCCCGCCGGCGCCTGGGCGTGCTGCTCGACGAGGGTTCCTTTGTGCAGCAGTCGGGCCGGGTCCACCCCACCGACCCGCTGGGCTTCCGCGACACCGAATCCTACCCCGAGCGGCTGGCCCGCGCCCAGGCGAAGACCGGCCAGCCCGACGCGATCCTGACGGGCACCGGGACGATGGGCGGCATCCCCGTCACCGTCGCCGTGATGGACTTCGCCTTCAGCGGCGGCAGCATGGGCAGCGTGGTGGGCGAGGAGATCGCGCGGGCAGCCGAATATGCGGCCCGGGAGTTCACCCCCCTCGTGCTCGTCGCGGCGAGCGGCGGGGCGCGGATGCAGGAGAGTGCGCTCTCGCTGATGCAGATGGCGAAGACGACGGTGGCGCTGGAAGAACTTGCCGCGCGGGGCCTGCCCTACATCACCATCCTGACCGACCCGACGACCGGGGGCGTGACCGCCAGCTTCGCCACCATCGCGGACGTGATCGTGGCCGAGCCGGGCGCGCTGATCGGCTTTGCGGGGCCGCGCGTGATTCAGCAGACCATCCGCCAGCACCTCCCCGAGGGGTTCCAGCGCGCCGAGTTCCTGCTGGAGCACGGCATGGTGGACGACGTGGTGGACCGCCGCGAGCACCGCATGTACCTCACCCGGCTGCTCGGCGTGCTGACCCGGCGGGAGGTGGGCGCTTGA
- a CDS encoding acetyl-CoA carboxylase carboxyltransferase subunit alpha: MTADALSKLEAQVRDLEATARETGQDLGAALTPLRAEVQRLRAERSANLSRWDRVQLARTPGRPTALDYVERLCTDFTELHGDRAYGDDPALIGGPARWMGTPVMLLMQQKGRDTKGKIKRRFGSANPEGYRKAARLMDLADRFGLPVVSLIDTQGAYPGIEAEERGQGWAIAESIRRMVRLRVPAVCAVIGEGGSGGALAIGVGNRVLIQENAWYSVISPEGAASIIWKDAAKAPEAAEALKLTAPDLLELGIVEEVIPEPPGGAHLDPDAAARAVGEAVSRSLADLAGLDGETLRSERAARFRSLGAFTES, translated from the coding sequence TTGACCGCCGACGCCCTGAGCAAGCTCGAGGCGCAGGTGCGCGACCTGGAGGCGACCGCCCGCGAGACCGGGCAGGACCTCGGGGCGGCCCTCACGCCCCTGCGCGCCGAGGTCCAGAGACTCCGCGCCGAGCGGAGCGCCAACCTCTCGCGCTGGGACCGGGTGCAACTTGCCCGGACGCCGGGGCGGCCCACCGCGCTCGATTACGTCGAGCGGCTCTGCACCGACTTCACCGAGCTGCACGGCGACCGGGCGTACGGCGACGACCCCGCCCTGATCGGCGGCCCCGCGCGCTGGATGGGCACGCCCGTCATGCTCCTGATGCAGCAGAAGGGCCGCGACACCAAGGGCAAGATCAAGCGCCGCTTCGGCTCCGCCAACCCCGAGGGCTACCGCAAGGCCGCGCGCCTGATGGACCTCGCCGACCGCTTCGGGCTGCCCGTCGTGTCGCTGATCGACACCCAGGGCGCCTACCCCGGCATCGAGGCCGAGGAGCGCGGCCAGGGCTGGGCCATCGCCGAGAGCATCCGGCGGATGGTGCGCCTGCGGGTACCCGCCGTCTGCGCCGTGATCGGCGAGGGCGGCTCGGGCGGCGCGCTCGCCATCGGGGTGGGGAACCGGGTGCTGATTCAGGAGAACGCCTGGTACTCGGTGATCTCGCCGGAGGGCGCCGCCTCCATCATCTGGAAGGACGCCGCCAAGGCCCCCGAGGCCGCCGAAGCCCTGAAGCTCACGGCCCCCGACCTGCTGGAGCTCGGCATCGTGGAGGAGGTCATTCCCGAGCCGCCCGGCGGCGCGCACCTCGACCCCGATGCGGCGGCGCGCGCGGTCGGGGAGGCCGTCAGCCGATCCCTCGCCGATCTGGCCGGGCTGGATGGCGAGACGCTGCGCTCGGAGCGGGCCGCGCGGTTCCGCTCGCTGGGGGCGTTCACGGAGAGCTAG
- the sugE gene encoding quaternary ammonium compound efflux SMR transporter SugE yields the protein MAWFLLVIAGLLEVGWAIGLKYTQGFTRPLPTALTLLSMVASMGLLGLAAKTLPIGTAYGVWVGIGAVGAAILGIVLFREPVTAARIVFLVLMIVAIVGLKATSGH from the coding sequence ATGGCATGGTTTCTGCTCGTGATCGCGGGGCTGCTGGAAGTCGGCTGGGCCATCGGCCTGAAATACACCCAGGGCTTTACCCGGCCCCTTCCCACCGCCTTGACCCTGCTCAGCATGGTCGCCAGCATGGGGCTGCTGGGCCTGGCGGCCAAGACGCTGCCCATCGGCACGGCGTACGGGGTGTGGGTGGGCATCGGGGCGGTGGGCGCGGCCATCCTGGGGATCGTGCTCTTCCGGGAACCCGTCACCGCCGCGCGGATCGTCTTCCTCGTCCTGATGATCGTCGCCATCGTGGGACTCAAGGCGACGAGCGGGCACTGA
- a CDS encoding ABC transporter ATP-binding protein: MLEVRGLSVNYGPFRALHDVNLTVQKGEIVVLLGANGAGKSTLFRTLSGLQRPSGGTATWNGTPLTGGRPEFNVAHGVAQCPEGRLLFPELSVEKNLRLGAFVHRRDAAGTARELERVYALFPILVEKRHDAAGSLSGGQQQMVAIARSLMARPQLLLLDEPSLGLAPLVVEQVFGAVRRVNEAGVSVLLAEQNAFAALGIAHRGYVLEGGRVSLQGTQGELLGDDRVRSAYLGV; encoded by the coding sequence ATGCTTGAGGTCCGTGGCCTGAGCGTGAACTACGGCCCCTTCCGGGCACTGCACGACGTGAACCTGACTGTCCAGAAGGGCGAGATCGTGGTCCTCCTGGGCGCGAACGGGGCGGGCAAGAGCACCCTCTTCCGCACCCTGAGCGGGCTGCAGCGGCCCTCGGGGGGCACGGCGACCTGGAACGGCACGCCGCTCACCGGGGGGCGGCCCGAGTTCAACGTGGCGCATGGGGTGGCGCAGTGCCCGGAGGGCCGCCTGCTCTTCCCCGAACTGAGCGTGGAGAAGAACCTGCGGCTGGGGGCCTTCGTCCACCGCCGGGACGCCGCCGGGACCGCCCGGGAGCTGGAGCGGGTGTATGCCCTCTTCCCCATCCTGGTCGAGAAGCGCCACGACGCCGCCGGGAGCCTCAGCGGCGGGCAGCAGCAGATGGTCGCCATCGCCCGCTCGCTGATGGCCCGCCCGCAACTCCTGCTGCTCGACGAGCCCTCGCTCGGCCTGGCCCCGCTGGTGGTCGAGCAGGTGTTCGGGGCGGTGAGGCGGGTGAACGAGGCGGGCGTGAGCGTGTTGCTGGCCGAGCAGAACGCCTTCGCCGCGCTGGGCATCGCGCACCGGGGCTACGTGCTGGAGGGCGGGCGCGTCTCGCTGCAAGGCACCCAGGGCGAGCTGCTGGGCGACGACCGGGTGCGGAGCGCGTACCTGGGGGTGTAG
- a CDS encoding ABC transporter ATP-binding protein — protein sequence MLEVEGLGIHFGGLHAVRDVTATIPAGRITAIIGPNGAGKSTFFNLISGFYQPTSGRIRFLGEDITRLRTHQVVARGIARTFQTTTIYKELSVLDNAMIGHRVRTRAGLFDALLRTGRERRDEAESRGGAMRALERVGLAAQAGRPAGALTQEGQKRVGIAMALASDPKLLLLDEPAAGMNPEETVSLMGLIRDLVVGGLTVALVEHKMNLVMGLADGIIVLHHGQKIAQGTPAEVSRDPAVIEAYLGGHAHGGQMGQTASREAPHA from the coding sequence ATGCTTGAGGTCGAGGGGCTGGGCATCCATTTCGGCGGATTGCACGCGGTCCGGGACGTGACCGCCACCATCCCCGCCGGGCGCATCACCGCGATCATCGGGCCGAACGGGGCGGGCAAGAGCACCTTTTTCAACCTGATCTCGGGCTTCTACCAGCCGACTTCCGGGCGCATCCGCTTTCTGGGGGAGGACATCACGCGGCTCAGGACCCATCAAGTCGTGGCCCGCGGCATCGCGCGCACCTTCCAGACGACGACCATTTACAAGGAACTCAGCGTGCTGGACAACGCCATGATCGGCCACCGGGTCCGCACCCGCGCTGGGCTGTTCGACGCCCTGCTGCGGACCGGGCGCGAGCGGCGGGACGAGGCGGAGAGCCGGGGCGGGGCAATGCGGGCGCTGGAACGGGTGGGCCTGGCCGCGCAGGCCGGGCGTCCCGCCGGGGCGCTCACCCAGGAGGGGCAAAAGCGCGTCGGGATAGCGATGGCCCTCGCCTCCGACCCCAAGCTGCTCCTGCTGGACGAGCCCGCCGCCGGGATGAACCCGGAGGAGACGGTGAGCCTGATGGGCCTGATCCGCGACCTGGTGGTCGGTGGCCTGACGGTCGCGCTGGTGGAGCACAAGATGAACCTGGTGATGGGGCTGGCCGACGGCATCATCGTGCTGCACCACGGGCAGAAGATCGCGCAGGGCACCCCGGCGGAGGTCAGCCGCGACCCCGCCGTGATTGAGGCGTACCTGGGCGGGCACGCGCACGGCGGGCAGATGGGGCAAACCGCCAGCCGGGAGGCTCCCCATGCTTGA
- a CDS encoding branched-chain amino acid ABC transporter permease encodes MNRFKPGLLGWLIVFALAALVPLLRPGGYVLDVAINTMIWAMLAYGLNVMLGYTGQLPLAHAGFFGIGAYAVGILTLKAGWSFWLAWPAAVAICALGGLLLGLVAFRTKGDAFAIFTLGVGVIISLIINKWDALTGGNEGLNGVPPASSFLGIDFSKAANFYYVALAALALTVLIVARTRGSVFGRSLVAIRGGEDLARSAGIDVYSHKLRALMLSTALAGLAGGVYAAYVGFLGSGVTGPTTTFTVLLYLLVGGVGTLAGPLLGTALIFVALQFMKGLQDYQYIVFGPLLVLLVLFAPQGLAGLWDRAQVRRVRARTERAVDHA; translated from the coding sequence GTGAACCGCTTCAAACCCGGCCTGCTGGGCTGGCTCATCGTCTTCGCGCTGGCGGCGCTGGTGCCGCTGCTGCGCCCCGGCGGCTACGTCCTCGACGTGGCGATCAACACCATGATCTGGGCGATGCTCGCCTATGGCCTGAACGTGATGCTGGGCTACACCGGGCAACTGCCGCTCGCCCACGCGGGCTTTTTCGGCATCGGCGCCTATGCGGTCGGCATCCTGACGCTGAAGGCAGGCTGGAGCTTCTGGCTGGCCTGGCCCGCCGCGGTCGCCATCTGTGCCCTGGGCGGGTTGCTGCTGGGCCTGGTCGCCTTCCGCACGAAGGGGGACGCCTTCGCCATCTTCACCCTGGGGGTGGGCGTCATCATCTCGCTGATCATCAACAAGTGGGACGCGCTGACGGGCGGGAACGAGGGCCTGAACGGGGTGCCGCCCGCCTCCTCCTTCCTGGGCATCGACTTCTCGAAGGCCGCCAACTTCTACTACGTGGCGCTGGCAGCGCTGGCCCTCACCGTGCTGATCGTGGCGCGGACCCGGGGCAGCGTCTTCGGGCGCTCGCTCGTCGCCATTCGGGGGGGGGAGGACCTGGCGCGGAGTGCCGGAATCGACGTCTATTCCCACAAGCTGCGGGCGCTGATGCTCTCGACGGCGCTGGCGGGGCTGGCGGGCGGCGTGTACGCGGCCTACGTGGGCTTCCTGGGCTCGGGCGTGACCGGGCCGACGACGACCTTCACCGTGCTGCTGTACCTGCTCGTGGGCGGGGTGGGCACGCTGGCGGGGCCGCTGCTGGGCACGGCGCTGATCTTCGTGGCGCTGCAATTCATGAAGGGGCTCCAGGACTACCAGTACATCGTGTTCGGGCCACTCCTGGTGCTGCTCGTCCTGTTCGCGCCGCAGGGGCTGGCGGGGCTGTGGGACCGCGCTCAGGTGCGCCGTGTCCGCGCCCGGACCGAGAGGGCGGTGGACCATGCTTGA
- a CDS encoding branched-chain amino acid ABC transporter permease encodes MTLLLQQLFNALALGGVYALVALGLTLVYGVMRVPNFAHGGLYMLGAYFTYAVLNGLGVGYVPALLLAAVAVALLAALLERVVFYPLRNAPHVHSMIAAIGVLFFLEAAVQLIWGPDFKQITEPVPGILNAGGVIITWQRLIVILASLLVMLGLNYFLKRTLTGATIEAMSQNREGARLVGINVNRVGMLTFAISGALAAAAAALIAPIISVAPSMGEVMNLKVFAIIILGGMGSVPGAIVGAFLLAFAEVFGGFYINLDFADVIGFAALVIVLAIRPEGLFRRGT; translated from the coding sequence TTGACCCTACTGCTCCAACAACTCTTCAACGCGCTCGCCCTGGGCGGCGTGTACGCGCTCGTGGCCCTGGGGTTGACCCTGGTGTACGGCGTGATGCGGGTGCCCAACTTCGCGCACGGCGGCCTGTACATGCTGGGGGCGTACTTCACCTACGCCGTCCTGAACGGCCTGGGTGTGGGGTACGTCCCCGCGCTGCTGCTCGCGGCGGTGGCGGTCGCCCTGCTCGCCGCGCTGCTCGAACGGGTGGTGTTCTACCCGCTGCGAAACGCCCCGCACGTCCACTCCATGATCGCCGCCATCGGGGTGCTGTTCTTTCTGGAGGCCGCCGTGCAACTGATCTGGGGGCCGGACTTCAAGCAGATCACCGAGCCGGTGCCGGGCATCCTGAACGCGGGCGGCGTGATTATCACCTGGCAGCGCCTGATCGTGATTCTCGCCTCGCTGCTGGTGATGCTGGGGCTGAACTACTTCCTGAAGCGCACGCTGACGGGCGCGACGATCGAGGCGATGAGCCAGAACCGCGAGGGCGCACGGCTGGTCGGCATCAACGTGAACCGGGTGGGAATGCTTACCTTCGCCATCTCGGGGGCGCTCGCCGCCGCCGCCGCCGCCCTCATCGCGCCCATCATCTCGGTCGCCCCGAGCATGGGCGAGGTGATGAACCTCAAGGTCTTCGCCATCATCATCCTGGGGGGCATGGGCAGCGTGCCGGGGGCCATCGTGGGCGCCTTCCTGCTGGCGTTTGCCGAGGTGTTCGGGGGCTTTTACATCAACCTCGATTTCGCGGACGTGATCGGCTTCGCGGCGCTCGTGATCGTGCTCGCCATCCGGCCCGAGGGCCTGTTCAGGAGGGGGACGTGA
- a CDS encoding ABC transporter substrate-binding protein: protein MKRRTLVSLALTLAAGSALADKVVNIGYSGPLSGGAAFYGKDVQSGIEMAINELNKAGGVTVGGEKVTFKLVSLDDRYLPNETATNVRRLTSQGIEVIFVPHAGGILTVQPLTTRDPNFLLVAYSSEPKILDANNPLTFMLPPRYDNYLQPFVATQMKAFGKKLGMVGTTSAYGKQWAEAITGEWKKQGGTVGTNNGVDYATTVDYSSAVTKALAEKPDVLFVGGPSQPTALVIKAAREQGFKGGFIVMDQAKFEQMETVVPRAYLNGSVGVLPTREFPGTQLFVAQYQRAYRKIPTSEAALNYMGMNVIAKAMELAGKTDDPQAIRAQLNAAAKALPQSKTVYKLAGVTPNGHVDAEFIIASVRDGKYTRLRVAKVYK from the coding sequence ATGAAGCGACGCACGCTGGTTTCCCTCGCCCTCACCCTGGCTGCCGGTTCCGCCCTGGCCGACAAAGTCGTGAACATCGGATACAGCGGCCCCTTATCTGGCGGCGCGGCCTTTTACGGCAAGGACGTGCAGAGCGGCATCGAGATGGCGATCAACGAACTCAACAAGGCGGGCGGCGTCACCGTGGGGGGCGAGAAGGTCACCTTCAAGCTCGTCTCGCTGGACGACCGCTACCTGCCCAACGAGACGGCCACGAACGTGCGGCGCCTCACCTCGCAGGGAATCGAGGTGATCTTCGTGCCGCACGCGGGCGGCATCCTGACCGTGCAGCCGCTGACCACGCGCGACCCCAACTTCCTCTTGGTGGCCTACTCCAGCGAGCCCAAGATCCTGGACGCCAACAATCCCCTCACCTTCATGCTGCCGCCGCGTTACGACAACTACCTGCAACCCTTCGTCGCCACCCAGATGAAGGCGTTCGGCAAGAAGCTCGGCATGGTGGGCACCACGAGCGCCTACGGCAAGCAGTGGGCCGAGGCGATCACCGGCGAGTGGAAGAAGCAGGGCGGCACGGTGGGCACGAACAACGGGGTGGACTACGCCACGACCGTGGACTACTCCAGCGCGGTGACCAAGGCGCTGGCCGAGAAGCCCGACGTGCTGTTCGTGGGCGGGCCGTCGCAGCCCACCGCGCTCGTGATCAAGGCGGCGCGCGAGCAGGGCTTCAAGGGCGGCTTCATCGTGATGGACCAGGCGAAGTTCGAGCAGATGGAGACGGTCGTGCCGCGCGCCTACCTCAACGGCTCGGTCGGCGTGCTTCCCACCCGCGAGTTCCCGGGCACCCAGCTCTTCGTGGCGCAGTACCAGCGCGCCTACCGCAAGATCCCCACCAGCGAGGCGGCCCTGAACTACATGGGCATGAACGTGATCGCCAAGGCGATGGAACTGGCCGGGAAGACCGACGACCCGCAGGCCATCCGCGCCCAGCTCAACGCCGCCGCCAAGGCGCTGCCGCAGAGCAAGACGGTCTACAAGCTCGCGGGCGTGACCCCGAACGGCCACGTGGACGCCGAGTTCATCATCGCCAGCGTGAGGGACGGGAAGTACACCCGGCTGCGCGTCGCCAAGGTCTACAAGTGA
- a CDS encoding acyl-CoA thioesterase — MAEVVNKAPRSRARMLELVFPKDTNYLGTAFGGFVLSLMDKAASVAAVRHAGGAVVTARMDGVDFHVPIRVGDAVALDARVVRVGRSSMRVRVDVYRENMASGEQQLATTGFFVFVAVDEEGRPRPVPPLVDGLDTLSEEPDPEARP; from the coding sequence ATGGCGGAAGTCGTGAACAAGGCGCCCCGCAGCCGGGCGCGGATGCTGGAACTGGTGTTTCCCAAGGACACCAACTATTTGGGCACGGCCTTCGGGGGCTTCGTGCTGTCGCTGATGGACAAGGCGGCCTCGGTCGCGGCGGTGCGGCACGCGGGCGGCGCGGTCGTGACGGCCCGCATGGACGGCGTGGACTTCCACGTGCCCATTCGGGTGGGGGACGCCGTGGCCCTCGACGCGCGGGTGGTGCGGGTGGGCCGCTCCTCCATGCGGGTGCGGGTGGACGTGTACCGCGAGAACATGGCCTCGGGCGAGCAGCAACTCGCCACGACTGGTTTTTTCGTGTTCGTCGCCGTGGACGAGGAGGGACGGCCCCGCCCGGTGCCCCCCCTGGTGGACGGGCTGGACACGCTCAGCGAGGAACCCGACCCGGAGGCGCGTCCCTGA
- a CDS encoding histidine phosphatase family protein: MRHGATVWNGEGRWQGWTDMPLGEVGERQAERLARRLAGTDPGTVYASDLQRAADTARLALPGHPLTLDVRLRELNFGRYEGRTTDEVRHDPEYAEWQRDPWTLPAPGGGESLRGVAARLRSWAEELPAGTVTAFTHGAAVRALLCDLFGWPAPPQPGYVLPFPYRLAHTGLTRLTREAGRWILLTYNDHAHLEV, from the coding sequence ATCCGCCACGGCGCGACCGTCTGGAACGGCGAGGGCCGCTGGCAGGGCTGGACCGACATGCCGCTGGGCGAGGTGGGGGAGAGGCAGGCCGAACGGCTGGCGCGGCGGCTGGCTGGGACCGACCCCGGGACGGTGTACGCGAGCGACCTTCAGCGGGCCGCCGACACCGCCCGCCTGGCCCTGCCGGGGCACCCCCTCACCCTTGACGTGCGGCTGCGCGAGCTGAACTTCGGCCGCTACGAAGGCCGGACGACGGACGAGGTGCGGCATGACCCCGAGTACGCGGAGTGGCAGCGCGACCCCTGGACCCTTCCCGCCCCCGGGGGCGGCGAGAGCCTGCGGGGGGTGGCCGCCCGGCTGAGGAGTTGGGCCGAGGAGCTGCCCGCCGGGACGGTCACCGCCTTCACCCACGGCGCCGCCGTCCGCGCCCTGCTGTGCGACCTGTTCGGGTGGCCCGCCCCGCCGCAACCGGGCTACGTCCTGCCCTTCCCCTACCGCCTGGCCCACACAGGATTGACCCGCCTCACCCGGGAGGCGGGCCGCTGGATTCTCCTCACGTACAACGACCACGCCCACCTGGAGGTCTGA
- a CDS encoding DinB family protein, with protein sequence MTPDPRQYPIGPLQDLPGRDAATLAGVATRMEGAAREWRGVLTGRDEADLNRTYRPGSWTVTQLAHHTADAHLHGLNRLRYALTTGDYVIQPFDQETWLTLPDAALPVGVALDLLDAANAHWAALLGGLSPEHFARQVTHPQEGGQDLWRLVAKHDWHLRHHLAQVGLALGG encoded by the coding sequence ATGACCCCCGACCCACGGCAGTATCCCATCGGCCCCCTTCAGGACCTCCCGGGTCGGGACGCGGCCACGCTCGCCGGGGTCGCCACGCGGATGGAGGGCGCGGCCCGCGAGTGGCGGGGGGTGTTGACAGGACGGGACGAGGCGGACCTGAACCGCACCTACCGCCCCGGCAGTTGGACCGTCACCCAGCTCGCCCACCACACGGCGGACGCCCACCTCCACGGCCTGAACCGCCTGCGCTACGCCCTGACGACCGGGGACTACGTCATCCAGCCCTTCGATCAGGAGACGTGGCTGACCCTCCCCGACGCGGCCCTGCCGGTGGGGGTGGCGCTCGACCTGCTGGACGCGGCGAACGCCCACTGGGCGGCGCTCCTGGGGGGCCTCTCCCCCGAACACTTTGCCCGCCAGGTCACGCACCCCCAGGAGGGCGGGCAGGACCTGTGGCGGCTCGTCGCCAAGCACGACTGGCACCTGCGCCACCACCTCGCCCAGGTGGGCCTGGCGCTGGGGGGATAG
- a CDS encoding MFS transporter, whose product MSPAPRVPHPLTFAVLGTLVFLNVYAPQSLLPLLAREFRAGAAEVGGVVGAGLLAMSLASPLVGVLADAVGRRRTVLAAFAGLMLPAALAALAPSLPLLSAARFAQGLLIPGVMVALNAYIAEEVPPESRVRALTSYVTGTVLGGFLGRFLSGLVAGWGNWHAAFWLLAAASLAGFLLARAGLPRERAFHAHRDPRAVLSGLAAHLRNPALLATCAVGFLILFTLVGTFNTLTLRLAGAPYGLSTGQTGAIFAVYLLGVVITPVAGPFLAARGPRTGLLTAVALSVTGLVVTLAAPLPLVIGGVAAGACGVFLAQSAALAAVQRSVRTARSLATGLYHLAYYGGGAAASVVAGHAFELGGWRAVVPLVLASMGLAALVGTLGWRRPGVTLRP is encoded by the coding sequence TTGAGTCCGGCCCCCCGCGTCCCGCACCCGCTGACCTTCGCCGTTCTCGGCACACTCGTCTTCCTGAACGTCTACGCGCCCCAGAGCCTGCTGCCCCTCCTCGCCCGCGAGTTCCGCGCCGGGGCCGCCGAGGTGGGCGGGGTGGTGGGCGCGGGTCTGCTGGCGATGAGCCTCGCGTCGCCGCTCGTGGGGGTGCTCGCCGACGCGGTGGGGCGGAGGCGGACGGTGCTGGCGGCCTTCGCGGGGCTGATGCTGCCCGCCGCGCTCGCCGCCCTGGCGCCCAGCCTGCCCCTGCTGAGTGCGGCGCGCTTCGCCCAGGGGCTGCTCATCCCCGGCGTGATGGTCGCCCTGAACGCCTACATCGCGGAGGAGGTGCCGCCGGAGAGCCGGGTCCGCGCGCTGACGAGTTACGTCACGGGCACCGTCCTGGGCGGCTTTCTGGGCCGGTTTCTCTCCGGTCTGGTCGCCGGGTGGGGCAACTGGCACGCCGCCTTCTGGCTCCTCGCCGCCGCGTCCCTCGCCGGATTCCTGCTCGCCCGCGCGGGGCTGCCGCGGGAACGGGCCTTCCACGCCCACCGTGATCCGCGCGCGGTCCTGTCGGGCCTGGCCGCGCACCTGCGGAACCCGGCACTCCTCGCCACCTGCGCGGTGGGGTTCCTGATCCTCTTCACGCTGGTGGGGACCTTCAACACCCTCACCCTGCGGCTGGCGGGGGCGCCGTATGGGCTGAGCACGGGGCAGACGGGGGCGATCTTCGCCGTGTACCTCCTCGGCGTGGTGATTACCCCCGTCGCCGGGCCGTTCCTCGCGGCGCGGGGGCCCCGAACCGGGCTGCTGACCGCCGTGGCCCTCAGCGTCACCGGGCTCGTCGTCACGCTCGCCGCACCGCTGCCGCTGGTGATCGGGGGTGTGGCGGCGGGGGCCTGCGGCGTGTTCCTGGCCCAGTCCGCCGCCCTCGCCGCCGTGCAGCGCAGCGTTCGGACGGCCCGGAGCCTCGCCACCGGCCTGTATCACCTCGCCTACTACGGCGGCGGCGCGGCGGCGAGCGTGGTCGCGGGGCACGCCTTCGAGCTGGGGGGCTGGCGGGCGGTCGTGCCCCTGGTCTTGGCGAGCATGGGCCTGGCCGCCCTGGTCGGAACGCTGGGGTGGCGGCGCCCCGGTGTTACCCTCCGCCCATGA